In Ruminococcaceae bacterium R-25, a genomic segment contains:
- a CDS encoding EAL domain-containing protein (putative c-di-GMP-specific phosphodiesterase class I) has translation MTNPFESLFKDGKRTILVADDEFINREILSEMLKDEYDILFAEDGEQAYEIIKSNSKTISLILLDLIMPKMGGLELLSAIKNRDEFSGIPVIVLTTDQESEIVSLNTGASDFLPKPYPRSGVVKARIRRAIEHSEDRKIISDTQNDIITGLYNGDYFYEYSEIFDKYHPDAEMDAAVLGINNYHLLIERYGKEKCIELLSLIADELKKQYPAGNAILCHKEMDTFFLYCHHLSDHEARLQNISHSIDLVFSGVKLKMGIYECVDKKIELRNRFVRARMAYNKLQGNYHDEIAVFDDEILKKILFEEQLCSDFKTAISEEQFTVFFQPKFDITGDEPVIAGAEALVRWCHPSLDLISPGLFIPLFENNGLIYELDDYVWHKTAAKIKEWRGKFDKKIPVSVNISRAEMYDPNLANRLINIVEENGIEVSDLHLEITESAYVSDSGMIIDRVEDLRKKGFFIEMDDFGSGYSSLNMIDELPIDALKLDMLFIRSAFKNRNMKMLDIVIGIADCLGVPAIAEGVETEEQYLKLKESGCAIIQGYYFSKPVPVDEFEKFLK, from the coding sequence ATGACAAATCCGTTTGAATCATTATTCAAAGACGGCAAAAGAACCATTCTGGTCGCAGATGATGAGTTTATCAACAGAGAGATATTGTCTGAGATGCTTAAGGATGAATACGATATCCTGTTTGCCGAAGACGGTGAGCAGGCATATGAGATCATTAAATCCAACAGCAAGACGATATCGCTTATACTGCTGGATCTTATAATGCCGAAGATGGGCGGACTTGAGCTTCTGTCCGCAATAAAGAACAGAGATGAGTTTTCCGGTATTCCGGTCATCGTACTTACCACCGATCAGGAATCGGAGATCGTAAGTCTTAATACCGGTGCATCAGATTTTCTCCCGAAACCCTATCCGAGGTCGGGTGTTGTTAAGGCAAGGATACGAAGGGCAATCGAGCATTCGGAAGACCGCAAGATCATCAGTGATACGCAAAATGACATCATTACCGGTCTTTATAACGGAGATTATTTTTACGAATATTCAGAAATTTTCGACAAGTATCATCCGGATGCGGAAATGGATGCAGCCGTTCTGGGAATCAATAATTATCATTTGCTTATTGAGCGCTACGGGAAAGAGAAATGCATTGAATTGCTTTCTCTTATTGCGGACGAACTTAAGAAACAGTATCCGGCCGGCAATGCGATCCTCTGCCACAAGGAAATGGATACATTTTTCCTGTACTGTCATCATTTGTCTGATCATGAAGCAAGACTTCAGAATATAAGCCATTCTATCGACCTGGTGTTCAGCGGAGTCAAGCTCAAGATGGGAATTTACGAATGCGTTGATAAGAAAATCGAGCTCCGGAACAGGTTCGTAAGAGCACGCATGGCTTATAACAAACTGCAGGGAAATTACCATGATGAAATAGCTGTTTTTGATGATGAGATCTTAAAGAAGATCTTGTTTGAAGAGCAGTTGTGTTCTGATTTCAAGACTGCAATAAGTGAAGAGCAGTTTACAGTCTTTTTCCAGCCAAAGTTCGATATCACCGGTGACGAGCCTGTCATTGCGGGAGCCGAGGCTCTCGTCAGATGGTGTCATCCCTCGCTTGATCTTATCTCACCCGGTCTCTTTATTCCGCTGTTTGAGAATAACGGTCTGATATATGAATTAGATGATTATGTTTGGCACAAGACCGCTGCCAAGATAAAAGAATGGAGAGGAAAGTTCGATAAGAAGATTCCGGTTTCAGTGAATATTTCCAGAGCAGAGATGTACGATCCGAATCTTGCCAACAGGCTTATCAACATCGTTGAGGAAAACGGTATAGAAGTATCTGATCTCCATCTCGAGATCACAGAATCTGCATATGTCAGCGATTCGGGCATGATCATCGACCGTGTTGAAGATCTGCGTAAGAAAGGTTTCTTCATTGAGATGGACGATTTCGGTTCGGGTTATTCATCACTTAATATGATCGACGAACTTCCGATCGATGCTCTGAAACTCGACATGCTCTTTATCAGAAGTGCATTTAAAAACCGGAACATGAAGATGCTCGATATTGTTATCGGCATTGCTGACTGTCTTGGTGTTCCCGCGATCGCTGAAGGTGTTGAGACCGAGGAGCAATATCTCAAACTGAAAGAATCAGGCTGTGCGATTATCCAGGGTTATTATTTCTCCAAGCCTGTTCCGGTTGACGAGTTCGAGAAATTTCTTAAGTAA
- a CDS encoding NAD(P)H dehydrogenase (quinone): MGKLLLTGVDGNLGAEAAKILMELENKENLIFCGYNPDALKPYADIGIETRVTNFNHKEGLAEAFAGAERLALISMPFVGAKRQNAHRNVVDAAKEAGVKQIIYTSLVNADDETNPSVEKKDHIYTELYIREQGLDFIFLRNSQYAEAMITNYFTFVHMDSVLKNSQGDGLMAYISRKDCAKALAYALHRGGEYNHAVLNINGPELMTISKFIEYGNQATGNNVSYKELTDEENYRVFDAMGVPRTTDGVFKEGSEAPYSSDGMVTFAQAIREGKMAIKTDDFQKLTGQEPITVLYMFEHADDFQVGDRHSKDA; the protein is encoded by the coding sequence ATGGGCAAACTTTTACTTACCGGAGTTGATGGCAATCTTGGAGCTGAAGCAGCCAAGATCTTGATGGAACTTGAGAATAAGGAAAACCTTATTTTCTGCGGATATAATCCTGATGCGCTTAAGCCTTATGCGGACATCGGGATCGAGACCAGAGTCACGAATTTCAATCACAAAGAAGGCCTTGCAGAAGCATTTGCAGGAGCTGAGAGACTTGCTCTCATCTCTATGCCTTTTGTAGGCGCGAAGAGACAGAATGCTCACCGCAATGTAGTTGATGCAGCCAAAGAAGCAGGTGTTAAGCAGATCATCTACACATCGCTCGTAAATGCTGATGACGAGACAAACCCTTCAGTAGAGAAAAAGGACCACATCTACACAGAGCTCTATATCAGAGAGCAGGGACTGGATTTCATCTTCCTGCGCAACTCGCAGTATGCGGAAGCAATGATCACCAACTACTTCACATTCGTCCATATGGACAGCGTCCTGAAGAACAGCCAAGGCGACGGTCTTATGGCTTATATATCGCGAAAAGACTGCGCTAAGGCTTTGGCTTATGCACTCCATCGCGGTGGCGAATATAATCACGCTGTTCTCAACATCAACGGACCTGAGCTTATGACCATCTCAAAATTCATCGAATACGGCAACCAGGCTACAGGCAACAACGTATCTTACAAGGAACTTACAGATGAAGAAAACTACCGGGTTTTCGATGCAATGGGCGTACCGAGAACGACGGACGGTGTCTTCAAGGAAGGCAGCGAGGCACCTTATTCTTCAGACGGAATGGTAACATTCGCACAGGCTATACGTGAAGGCAAGATGGCGATCAAGACGGATGATTTCCAGAAGCTGACCGGTCAGGAACCTATCACCGTACTTTACATGTTCGAACATGCTGACGACTTCCAGGTCGGAGACCGTCACTCTAAAGACGCTTAA
- a CDS encoding Hpt domain-containing protein, with protein sequence MPTIDDLKNYGANTDEALTRLMGNESFYIMLIPKIFDDKNFEALSQGIKDGDLDKAFEAAHSLKGVLGNLELTPILKPMLEITELLRNREQVDYTPYLDEIFKQKELLEKLFK encoded by the coding sequence ATGCCGACCATAGATGATCTTAAGAACTACGGTGCAAATACAGATGAGGCACTCACAAGATTGATGGGAAATGAGTCTTTTTATATAATGCTCATCCCTAAGATCTTTGACGACAAGAATTTCGAGGCATTGTCACAAGGGATCAAAGACGGTGACCTGGATAAAGCCTTTGAAGCGGCACACAGCCTTAAGGGTGTCCTGGGCAATCTTGAGCTGACACCGATCCTTAAGCCGATGCTGGAGATAACCGAGCTCCTGCGCAATAGGGAGCAGGTGGATTACACGCCATATCTTGACGAGATATTTAAGCAGAAAGAACTGCTGGAAAAGCTGTTTAAATAG
- a CDS encoding carbohydrate ABC transporter membrane protein 1 (CUT1 family): MDNRNNKDEQPINKSEVTGMRPGSEIAKAEKPKQTETRIVKVLSEEEHEKALINRPKPKDVTPLAAAKLTPKDIPVFEDTPDRREKLELRKKRHFKRKLRDWGIFTGYLTPSFVGVLVFFFLPLILLLKTSFQKSPTNSDFVGFRNYERVLTNEAFISASKNTLTFALISVPLAVILALLIALLLNSGLPGKSLFRSFLLNPMMVPVASVVLIWQVFFSYNGVINGITAQLFEGAQKIDWLKSQYAQVVIMLLFLWKNLGYNMVLFLAALNSIPHEILESAEMDGAGPLKRFFAIKLHYLSPTIFFVGIMSLINSFKIFREVYLLTGDYPFDNLYMLQHFMNNSFTHLDYSKLSAGAIVMCIVMIIIVGGLFFAESKFDSDVEE, translated from the coding sequence ATGGATAATAGGAATAATAAAGACGAACAACCGATCAACAAAAGCGAGGTTACCGGTATGAGACCGGGATCCGAGATTGCCAAAGCAGAAAAACCCAAGCAGACAGAAACAAGGATAGTAAAGGTCCTTTCTGAAGAAGAACACGAAAAAGCCCTTATCAACAGACCTAAGCCCAAGGATGTCACACCGCTTGCAGCCGCTAAGCTGACACCTAAGGACATCCCTGTTTTCGAAGATACACCCGATAGAAGGGAAAAGCTCGAACTCAGAAAGAAGAGACATTTCAAAAGAAAGCTCCGTGACTGGGGCATCTTTACGGGCTATCTGACACCGAGTTTTGTCGGCGTTCTGGTATTTTTCTTCCTGCCCCTGATCCTGCTCCTTAAGACTTCATTCCAGAAGTCTCCTACGAATTCAGATTTCGTAGGCTTCAGGAATTATGAGAGAGTACTTACCAACGAAGCATTTATCTCAGCTTCAAAAAATACGCTTACTTTCGCATTGATCTCAGTGCCTCTGGCAGTTATCCTTGCACTTCTTATAGCTTTGCTACTTAATTCGGGACTTCCCGGAAAGAGCTTGTTCAGAAGTTTCCTTTTGAACCCGATGATGGTTCCTGTTGCATCTGTCGTTCTTATCTGGCAGGTATTCTTCAGCTACAACGGCGTTATCAACGGAATCACCGCCCAGCTTTTCGAAGGGGCGCAGAAGATAGACTGGCTCAAATCGCAATATGCCCAGGTGGTAATAATGCTCTTGTTCCTATGGAAGAACTTAGGATACAACATGGTATTGTTCCTGGCGGCATTAAACAGCATCCCGCATGAGATATTGGAATCTGCGGAGATGGACGGTGCAGGCCCTTTGAAGAGATTCTTTGCGATCAAGCTCCACTATCTTTCACCGACGATTTTCTTCGTCGGCATCATGTCGCTCATCAACTCATTTAAGATATTCAGAGAGGTATATCTCTTAACCGGTGACTATCCGTTCGATAACCTCTATATGCTCCAGCACTTTATGAATAACTCATTCACGCATCTGGACTACAGCAAGCTCTCTGCAGGTGCGATCGTAATGTGTATTGTAATGATCATTATCGTCGGCGGTCTGTTCTTCGCAGAATCCAAGTTCGACTCGGATGTGGAGGAATAA
- a CDS encoding zinc ribbon protein, producing the protein MPFCTQCGAPINENQKFCGKCGEPVYVAVDSIPEQHEVPTKRLDKSEIIRQLTCYEKWQEETVSLIKACENQNNCMFPNQTLINKLEMKRSALYKQMCKDAPDVLRLIPEKYRTYPEDYKYIKECLLYERAQTLEDAISLLIEKREKDDVLREQARLHDMEMTAQIAQMEYLRSINNKL; encoded by the coding sequence ATGCCGTTTTGTACACAATGTGGAGCTCCAATTAACGAAAACCAAAAATTCTGCGGAAAATGTGGTGAGCCTGTTTATGTGGCAGTTGATTCAATTCCAGAACAACACGAAGTTCCCACGAAAAGATTAGATAAGTCAGAAATCATCAGGCAGTTAACTTGCTATGAAAAATGGCAAGAAGAGACAGTTTCATTAATTAAGGCATGTGAAAACCAGAATAATTGTATGTTCCCAAATCAAACCTTAATTAATAAGTTGGAGATGAAACGATCTGCTCTATATAAGCAAATGTGCAAAGATGCCCCCGATGTTCTCAGGCTTATTCCTGAGAAATACCGGACATATCCTGAAGATTATAAATACATAAAAGAATGCTTGCTCTATGAAAGGGCTCAAACACTCGAAGATGCTATCAGTTTGCTAATAGAAAAGAGAGAAAAAGACGACGTATTACGTGAGCAAGCTAGGTTGCATGATATGGAAATGACAGCTCAAATAGCACAGATGGAATATTTAAGGAGTATCAATAATAAATTGTGA
- a CDS encoding pyruvate kinase, which translates to MRKTKIICTIGPASDNEETLSQMFEAGMNVARLNFSHGTHEQHQEKIDLIKKVRAKMNLPIAIMLDTKGPEYRIKTFKDGKVELKDGATFVLTTDEIEGDETRVSVTYKMLPQQLNPGDRVLINNGLVILEVKEIKGSDVICEVVVGGVLSNQKSMNFPNKVMQGDFLSEQDKKDLLFGIKNEIDFVAASFVSRKEDMIEMRQFLDANGGENIEVIAKIENRAGVDNIDEISEYCAGIMIARGDLGVEIPFHEVPSVQKQLIKRCRLLGRRVITATEMLESMINNPRPTRAEISDVANAVYDGSSAIMLSGESAAGKYPVEAVKTMSQVAEYTEMHINYKERFAKQEFNIRNNLDAISHATCQMAIDVGAKAIVVHSRSGVTARMVSRFRCPIDIVGMTTSERIWRRLNLSWGVIPILNEEFNSTDVMFYHGLNVAKDVLDLKEGDNVVMTGGLINGKAGNTNTIKVETVN; encoded by the coding sequence ATGCGCAAAACAAAGATAATATGTACGATAGGACCTGCTTCGGATAATGAAGAGACATTATCCCAGATGTTTGAAGCGGGAATGAATGTCGCAAGACTCAACTTTTCGCACGGCACACATGAGCAACACCAGGAGAAGATCGACCTTATCAAGAAGGTAAGGGCAAAGATGAACCTCCCGATCGCGATCATGCTCGATACAAAGGGACCTGAGTACAGAATCAAGACTTTCAAGGACGGAAAGGTCGAGCTTAAGGACGGCGCCACATTCGTTCTTACGACAGACGAGATCGAGGGCGATGAGACACGCGTATCAGTTACTTATAAGATGCTTCCCCAGCAGCTTAATCCGGGCGACAGAGTCCTTATCAACAACGGACTTGTTATTCTCGAAGTTAAAGAGATCAAGGGTTCTGACGTTATCTGCGAAGTAGTCGTAGGCGGCGTTTTGTCCAACCAGAAGTCGATGAACTTCCCGAATAAGGTCATGCAGGGCGATTTCTTAAGCGAGCAGGACAAGAAGGACCTCCTTTTCGGTATTAAGAATGAGATCGATTTCGTTGCAGCTTCTTTCGTATCCCGTAAAGAAGATATGATCGAGATGCGTCAGTTCCTTGATGCCAACGGCGGCGAAAATATCGAAGTTATCGCAAAGATCGAGAACCGCGCAGGTGTTGACAATATTGATGAGATTTCCGAATACTGCGCAGGCATCATGATCGCCAGAGGCGACCTGGGCGTTGAGATCCCGTTCCATGAAGTTCCGAGCGTTCAGAAGCAGCTCATCAAGCGCTGCAGACTCTTAGGCCGCCGCGTTATTACAGCTACAGAGATGCTCGAGTCCATGATCAACAATCCGAGACCTACCAGAGCTGAGATCTCTGACGTCGCTAATGCAGTATATGACGGTTCTTCAGCGATCATGCTCTCAGGAGAGTCCGCTGCCGGCAAGTATCCTGTAGAAGCAGTAAAGACAATGAGCCAGGTAGCCGAGTATACCGAGATGCACATCAATTACAAGGAGCGTTTCGCCAAGCAGGAGTTCAATATCAGAAATAACCTCGATGCTATCTCCCACGCTACATGCCAGATGGCTATTGACGTCGGAGCAAAGGCTATCGTCGTTCACTCCAGGAGCGGCGTAACCGCGAGAATGGTATCCCGTTTCAGATGTCCTATCGACATCGTAGGCATGACCACTTCCGAGAGAATCTGGAGAAGACTTAACCTTTCCTGGGGCGTTATCCCGATCCTTAATGAGGAGTTCAACTCAACAGACGTCATGTTCTACCATGGACTTAATGTCGCAAAGGACGTTTTAGACCTTAAGGAAGGCGACAATGTCGTAATGACTGGCGGTCTTATCAACGGCAAGGCAGGAAACACCAACACCATTAAGGTAGAGACCGTAAACTGA
- a CDS encoding TPR repeat protein — protein sequence MDNIEQVKSLARDGDSQSSIALGDYYSKLDGTDNTKQAIFWYENSFSNNSINNHALYSLINILRAYVIAVADTSTGFLALPEDMIDEMEEYIAKWEKHLTTAMKIYQDNKSFFSTQQCNFILMAAKDLLYYRGVFLYHRKNYKDSYKYFEGQEEERFLIGKYVSELKLANSDQATAIARKIETYLKSNTQYLQNVSENPTQETMTMFAVSEASLRVGKSLLIFAQPYLKFCDLTELIKNFPEVEPTDTLKCPKCNNVLPNTCKFCNVCGTALIQKPAASPSLIQCPKCNNMLPDTSKFCNACGTHLHTQQLTEQTEAVRIDKSQNTDAQKTAPNYAEALVLAANYYREGEGVDKDLDKAKLLYNKLLDADKNNAKALYGLAYCYYDEDNKEKDRELRLSLLKKSADLGYATAQCSLGWEYAILDDYKQSVFWYEKAAAQNDTNALEDLGFLALFEEGASQFISKQKGFEYLNKSYSLGNFKSASTLGLAYYHCPDESLRDYKKALYFNKMAAMAGDEDSACMVAEAYDEGLGTDVDYYESIMWRIKSAEMGNETALLVLSAIFYDIDSTKFKMKLKPEEMEKILISASDICRNACYTLAMKYEKGDFGKIDKEKAVFYCQKFKTIKPNKRAADYQDDDNAAMDWLVDFRQLASNKCSVAIAKWNFDKVEPSDLQSKKEAIEMLEKNISETNDIRSMRVLASIYCGITTVKDIIEDHTIILVSEPLLHDYKKATDLLEKGISLGDEECKNILKEYCSMISELKL from the coding sequence ATGGATAATATTGAACAGGTTAAATCTTTAGCACGCGATGGCGACAGCCAATCTTCGATTGCGCTTGGTGATTACTATTCTAAGTTAGATGGTACCGATAATACTAAACAAGCAATCTTTTGGTATGAAAACAGTTTTTCCAATAATAGTATTAATAATCATGCTTTGTATTCTTTAATAAATATATTGAGAGCATACGTTATTGCCGTTGCTGATACATCAACGGGTTTCTTGGCCCTTCCTGAAGATATGATAGATGAAATGGAGGAATATATTGCCAAATGGGAAAAGCATTTGACAACGGCGATGAAAATCTATCAAGACAATAAGAGTTTTTTCAGTACTCAGCAATGTAATTTTATTCTAATGGCAGCTAAGGACCTCTTATATTATCGTGGAGTATTTTTGTATCATAGAAAAAACTATAAAGATTCCTATAAATACTTTGAGGGACAAGAAGAAGAACGTTTTCTTATTGGCAAATATGTTAGTGAATTAAAACTTGCGAACAGCGATCAGGCAACAGCTATTGCCAGAAAAATTGAAACTTACTTAAAATCTAATACGCAGTATTTACAAAACGTTTCAGAAAATCCTACTCAAGAAACTATGACCATGTTTGCCGTAAGTGAGGCTTCACTTCGTGTTGGGAAAAGTTTGCTTATTTTTGCTCAGCCTTACCTGAAGTTTTGTGATTTGACCGAATTAATCAAAAACTTCCCGGAAGTCGAGCCGACAGATACTTTAAAGTGTCCTAAGTGCAACAATGTGCTGCCTAATACTTGCAAATTCTGTAATGTTTGCGGTACTGCACTTATTCAGAAACCGGCAGCTTCTCCCTCTTTGATACAATGTCCCAAATGCAACAATATGCTGCCAGATACGAGTAAATTTTGTAATGCTTGCGGTACTCATTTGCATACTCAGCAATTGACTGAACAAACGGAAGCAGTTCGAATTGATAAATCTCAGAATACGGACGCTCAAAAAACAGCTCCCAATTATGCTGAAGCCCTAGTTCTTGCAGCTAACTATTATCGAGAAGGCGAAGGGGTTGATAAAGATCTGGATAAAGCGAAACTCCTTTACAATAAACTGTTGGATGCTGACAAGAATAATGCCAAAGCGCTTTATGGATTAGCTTACTGCTATTATGATGAAGATAATAAAGAAAAAGATAGAGAATTGCGATTGTCGCTATTAAAGAAATCGGCTGATTTAGGATATGCTACTGCACAGTGCAGCCTCGGATGGGAATATGCCATTCTTGATGATTATAAACAATCAGTCTTTTGGTATGAGAAGGCTGCAGCTCAAAATGATACAAATGCATTGGAAGATTTGGGATTTCTAGCCTTGTTTGAAGAAGGTGCTTCACAATTCATTAGTAAGCAGAAGGGATTTGAATATTTAAATAAGTCATATTCACTTGGAAATTTTAAATCTGCTTCGACTTTAGGTTTAGCATATTATCACTGTCCTGATGAAAGTCTTCGTGATTATAAAAAGGCATTATATTTTAATAAGATGGCCGCAATGGCAGGTGATGAAGATAGTGCATGTATGGTTGCGGAAGCATATGATGAGGGCCTTGGTACTGATGTAGATTATTATGAAAGTATTATGTGGCGAATTAAATCCGCTGAAATGGGTAACGAAACCGCTTTGTTAGTTCTTTCCGCTATCTTTTATGATATTGATTCTACAAAGTTTAAAATGAAACTTAAGCCAGAAGAAATGGAGAAAATATTGATTTCAGCAAGCGATATATGCAGAAATGCATGTTATACGTTGGCGATGAAATATGAAAAAGGCGATTTCGGAAAAATAGACAAAGAAAAGGCTGTTTTCTATTGCCAGAAATTCAAAACAATTAAACCCAATAAGCGCGCAGCAGATTATCAAGATGATGATAATGCGGCTATGGACTGGCTCGTAGACTTTAGACAGTTAGCATCAAATAAATGTTCAGTAGCTATAGCAAAATGGAACTTTGACAAGGTTGAGCCATCTGACTTGCAGTCCAAAAAAGAAGCAATAGAAATGCTTGAGAAAAACATTAGCGAAACAAATGATATCCGTTCTATGCGAGTTTTGGCTAGTATTTATTGTGGTATTACAACTGTAAAAGATATAATTGAAGATCACACTATCATTTTAGTTTCTGAACCCTTGTTGCATGACTATAAAAAAGCCACTGATCTTCTGGAAAAAGGAATTTCTTTAGGTGACGAAGAGTGTAAGAATATCCTCAAAGAGTATTGCAGCATGATATCAGAGTTGAAATTGTGA
- a CDS encoding adenosine deaminase, whose amino-acid sequence MGFIDELKQENIEGIRRFPKADLHNHFVLGGSRKYLHEHKGVNIEPIKKPLHSMDEMHAWNEKNIGQVFNSPEGRRMLINAAFAQAKEDGVSILEIGEDVWGLGEFFHGDIDELVAAFETANQEIAPEIELRLQIGLSRHCDIGYLEDCLSHFWGNRAFYSIDLYGDELAQPIENFKSIYRKAKSDGLKLRAHVGEWGTAEDVRRAVECLELDEVQHGIAAAEDASVVRFLADNHIRLNITPSSNYLLGRVRDLKSHPIAKLYHSGVDVTINSDDVLIFDSDVSKEYLRLYQCGCLNAEELDDIRRNGLKTI is encoded by the coding sequence ATGGGATTTATAGATGAATTAAAGCAGGAAAATATTGAGGGGATCCGCAGATTCCCGAAGGCAGACCTGCATAATCATTTTGTGTTAGGCGGAAGCCGGAAATACCTGCATGAACACAAAGGAGTAAATATAGAGCCGATTAAAAAACCGCTTCATTCCATGGATGAAATGCATGCCTGGAACGAAAAGAATATCGGACAGGTTTTTAATTCTCCTGAAGGACGCAGGATGCTTATTAATGCTGCATTTGCTCAGGCAAAGGAAGACGGAGTTTCCATATTGGAAATCGGAGAAGATGTCTGGGGGCTTGGTGAGTTTTTCCACGGAGATATTGATGAGCTTGTTGCAGCATTTGAGACAGCTAATCAGGAGATAGCACCTGAGATTGAACTGCGGTTGCAGATCGGTCTGTCGAGACATTGTGATATCGGATATCTGGAAGATTGCCTGTCTCACTTCTGGGGCAACAGAGCTTTTTATTCAATCGATCTGTATGGTGATGAACTGGCTCAGCCAATAGAAAACTTTAAGTCTATTTACCGCAAGGCAAAATCTGATGGGCTTAAGCTTAGAGCTCATGTTGGTGAATGGGGAACGGCAGAGGATGTAAGAAGAGCTGTGGAATGTCTTGAGCTTGATGAAGTGCAGCACGGAATCGCGGCAGCAGAAGATGCATCCGTAGTGCGTTTCCTGGCAGATAACCATATCCGTTTGAATATCACTCCATCGAGCAACTATCTGCTTGGAAGAGTAAGGGATCTAAAGTCACACCCTATTGCTAAGCTTTATCACAGCGGTGTGGATGTAACAATAAATTCAGATGATGTCTTGATCTTTGATTCAGATGTTTCCAAAGAGTATTTGAGGCTTTATCAGTGTGGTTGCCTCAATGCAGAAGAATTGGATGATATCAGAAGAAACGGATTGAAAACTATTTAA
- a CDS encoding GMP synthase (glutamine-hydrolysing), with the protein MADKRPESLKRITTKAMADEFIADQLKAIKEQVGDKKVLLALSGGVDSSVVAALLIKAIGTNLVCVHVNHGLLRKGEPEMVCKVFRDELGANLIYVDAVDRFLGLLEGVTDPEQKRHIIGEEFIKVFAEEAAKLDGIAFLAQGTIYPDILESEQGIKAHHNVGGLPPELDFELVEPVKYLYKDEVRVVGSALGLPDKMVYRQPFPGPGLGVRCPGAITRDRLEAVRESDAILREEFEKAGLAGKVWQYFTVVPDFKSTGIKDEKRAFEWLCIVRAINTTDVVKCTVEPIDYDLMCRITDRITHEVPGINRVLYDYTPKPTATVEYE; encoded by the coding sequence ATGGCAGACAAAAGACCTGAATCCCTAAAAAGAATCACCACAAAAGCTATGGCTGACGAGTTCATCGCAGACCAGCTCAAGGCAATCAAGGAACAAGTCGGTGACAAGAAAGTCCTTTTGGCTCTTTCCGGAGGCGTAGACTCATCAGTAGTCGCTGCACTCCTCATCAAGGCTATCGGAACGAACCTCGTTTGCGTTCACGTTAACCACGGTCTTCTCCGTAAGGGCGAGCCCGAGATGGTATGCAAAGTCTTCAGAGACGAGCTCGGTGCAAACCTCATTTATGTTGACGCAGTAGACAGATTCTTAGGCCTCCTCGAAGGCGTTACAGACCCTGAGCAGAAGCGCCACATCATCGGTGAAGAGTTCATCAAGGTCTTCGCAGAAGAAGCAGCAAAGCTCGACGGCATCGCTTTCCTCGCACAGGGCACTATCTATCCTGACATTCTCGAGAGCGAACAGGGCATCAAGGCTCACCACAATGTAGGCGGACTTCCTCCGGAACTCGATTTCGAGCTCGTTGAGCCCGTTAAGTACCTCTACAAGGACGAAGTACGTGTAGTAGGTTCCGCATTAGGCCTTCCCGATAAGATGGTTTACCGTCAGCCCTTCCCCGGCCCGGGTCTTGGCGTAAGATGCCCCGGTGCTATCACAAGAGACAGATTGGAAGCAGTTAGAGAATCTGACGCTATCCTTCGTGAAGAGTTCGAAAAGGCTGGCCTCGCAGGCAAGGTATGGCAGTACTTCACAGTAGTACCTGACTTCAAGTCCACAGGCATCAAAGACGAAAAGAGAGCATTCGAATGGCTCTGCATCGTCCGTGCCATCAACACAACAGACGTTGTTAAGTGCACTGTTGAACCTATCGACTACGATCTCATGTGCCGCATCACAGACCGTATCACCCACGAAGTACCCGGCATCAACAGAGTTCTCTACGATTACACACCGAAGCCGACAGCAACAGTCGAGTACGAGTAA